In Nicotiana tabacum cultivar K326 chromosome 11, ASM71507v2, whole genome shotgun sequence, a single window of DNA contains:
- the LOC107798364 gene encoding flavin mononucleotide hydrolase 1, chloroplatic-like, which yields MAFLVSWRPTASNISSFPLMVKTCPKTAKMGYFSNNISCSAISSVSVSGQRKLPILLFDVMDTIVRDPFYHDIPAFFRMPMKELLECKHPTAWIEFEKGLITEDELAMKFFKDGRSFDLEGLKNCLRSACSYIEGVEGLLNSLKENGYEIHAFTNFPIWYQIIEDKLKLSNYLSWTFRSCVFGKRKPDPEFYLEVVKHLNVEASNCVFIDDRMRNVEAAVEIGLKGLRFKNVDLLRKDLCLLGVDVSTNENSDLADVYHKIIC from the exons ATGGCTTTTTTGGTATCTTGGAGACCAACTGCTTCTAACATTAGCAGCTTTCCTTTAATGGTCAAAACATGTCCTAAAACTGCAAAAATGGGTTATTTCAGTAACAACATTAGTTGCAGTGCCATTTCATCAGTATCAGTATCAGGTCAAAGGAAGCTTCCCATATTGCTTTTTGATGTTATGGACACTATTGTTCGTGACCCTTTTTACCATGATATCCCTGCCTTCTTCAG AATGCCAATGAAGGAATTGCTAGAATGCAAGCATCCAACTGCCTGGATTGAGTTTGAAAAGGGTCTTATCACTGAG GATGAGCTAGCTATGAAATTCTTTAAGGATGGAAGATCTTTTGATTTGGAAG GCCTCAAAAACTGTCTGAGAAGTGCATGTTCCTACATTGAAGGTGTTGAAGGATTATTGAATTCTTTAAAAGAAAATGGTTATGAAATTCATGCTTTCACAAATTTTCCCATATG gTACCAAATAATTGAGGACAAGCTAAAACTCTCAAATTACCTATCTTGGACATTTCGTTCTTGTGTATTTG GAAAACGGAAGCCTGATCCTGAGTTTTATTTGGAAGTTGTAAAGCATCTTAATGTAGAAGCTTCCAACTGTGTTTTTATTGATGACAG GATGAGGAATGTTGAAGCTGCAGTTGAAATAGGACTCAAAGGCCTTCGATTCAAGAATGTGGATTTGTTGCGGAAGGACTTGTGTCTTCTTGGTGTCGATGTTTCAACAAACGAAAATTCAGATTTGGCCGATGTTTATCATAAAATTATATGCTAA